One window of the Methanomassiliicoccaceae archaeon DOK genome contains the following:
- the feoB gene encoding ferrous iron transport protein B → MGKSSLFTRLTGVGVISSNYPGTTVEFDEGVVTRNGKTVSVHDLPGTYSMSGNSDDEKVVLRDLWEGRNDTVILVADATNLVSSLVLCFEALELGLPTIIALTKIDEARKRNRIDIDALSGILGVPVMPVSSKTSEGVDALADAVCEGKARASGFRVEYMPDIEKAIVALEDGLPDNLKFNKRGVAVKLLEESEPFDEMIGTDLKHTVAVMKKLYRDGTGQSLAVGIASSRYAEAENIVSDVVSESDTKPSLADRISDVMITPVTGIPILLAVCLVILTTIVYVGSFLDGVVSSVYEAVVGTAIIDLGGDSEFWTAVLTGIDGSIQAIMSLVIPYIMVFYIILGILEDSGYLTRAVVLLDRTMHHFGLHGGSFIPIIVGLGCNVPAIMAVRTVQSRREKVILSSMIVMAVPCSAQMAIIMGATGSYSGIVYAFGILVMLVCLAVVTGVLMNRFMKYEPSNLAMELPDLQVPSAKNVLFKTWYRIKDFFYIAFPLLVVGSIVVEVLLQYELLDVIVDPLSPVIVGMLGLPAVCSIAFIVGILRKEMALGMLQILAGGVALEAFMTPDQFVVFGVVMAVYMPCVATLITMWREIGWKETVGVSVLSIVVAILLGTATNLLLQAF, encoded by the coding sequence GTGGGCAAGTCATCCCTTTTCACACGCCTGACCGGCGTGGGGGTCATATCGTCCAACTATCCCGGCACGACCGTGGAGTTCGACGAGGGAGTGGTAACGAGGAACGGCAAGACCGTCAGCGTCCACGACCTCCCCGGAACCTACAGCATGTCCGGGAACTCCGACGACGAGAAGGTCGTACTCAGGGACCTCTGGGAGGGCCGCAACGACACCGTCATCCTCGTCGCCGACGCCACCAACCTGGTCAGCAGCCTCGTCCTCTGCTTTGAGGCACTGGAGCTGGGACTCCCCACAATCATCGCGCTCACCAAGATCGACGAGGCCAGGAAGAGGAACAGGATCGACATCGACGCCCTCTCCGGAATCCTCGGCGTCCCGGTGATGCCCGTGTCCTCCAAGACCTCGGAAGGGGTCGACGCCCTCGCGGACGCCGTCTGCGAGGGAAAGGCCAGGGCCTCCGGGTTCAGGGTCGAGTACATGCCCGACATCGAGAAGGCCATCGTCGCACTGGAGGACGGCCTCCCCGACAACCTCAAGTTCAACAAGCGCGGGGTCGCCGTCAAGCTCCTGGAGGAGTCGGAGCCCTTCGACGAGATGATCGGCACGGACCTGAAGCACACCGTGGCCGTCATGAAGAAGCTCTACAGGGACGGAACCGGCCAGAGCCTGGCGGTCGGCATCGCCTCGTCCAGGTACGCCGAGGCCGAGAACATCGTTAGCGACGTGGTCTCCGAGAGCGACACCAAGCCGTCACTGGCCGACAGGATATCCGACGTGATGATCACCCCGGTCACCGGCATACCGATCCTGCTGGCGGTCTGCCTGGTGATCCTCACGACCATCGTCTACGTGGGGTCGTTCCTGGACGGGGTCGTCTCCTCCGTCTACGAGGCGGTGGTCGGCACCGCCATCATCGACCTGGGCGGCGACAGCGAGTTCTGGACCGCCGTCCTCACCGGCATAGACGGGAGCATCCAGGCGATCATGTCCCTGGTCATCCCGTACATCATGGTGTTCTACATCATACTGGGGATACTGGAGGACTCCGGGTACCTGACCAGGGCCGTCGTCCTCCTCGACAGGACCATGCACCACTTCGGCCTCCACGGGGGGTCGTTCATACCCATCATCGTCGGACTCGGATGCAACGTGCCCGCCATCATGGCGGTCCGCACCGTCCAGTCCCGCAGGGAGAAGGTCATCCTCTCCTCGATGATCGTCATGGCCGTGCCCTGCTCCGCCCAGATGGCCATCATCATGGGGGCCACTGGAAGCTACTCCGGCATCGTCTACGCGTTCGGGATCCTGGTGATGCTCGTGTGCCTCGCCGTGGTCACGGGGGTCCTGATGAACAGGTTCATGAAGTACGAGCCCAGCAACCTGGCGATGGAGCTCCCCGACCTCCAGGTCCCGAGCGCCAAGAACGTCCTGTTCAAGACCTGGTACAGGATCAAGGACTTCTTCTACATCGCCTTCCCTCTGCTGGTGGTGGGTTCCATCGTCGTGGAGGTGCTGCTCCAGTACGAGCTCCTCGACGTGATCGTCGACCCGCTCTCGCCCGTGATCGTCGGCATGCTCGGGCTGCCCGCCGTGTGCTCCATAGCGTTCATCGTGGGCATCCTGAGGAAGGAGATGGCCCTCGGGATGCTGCAGATTCTAGCAGGCGGGGTCGCGCTGGAGGCGTTCATGACCCCCGACCAGTTCGTCGTGTTCGGTGTCGTGATGGCCGTGTACATGCCGTGCGTCGCGACCCTCA
- a CDS encoding MarR family transcriptional regulator encodes MTTGNREDYLINILRLTEGEGVAKTTELATYMNVSPASVSEMIKVLAKEGLVNYEKYKGVSLTEEGLTYARQLRKKHHVLERFLTDYLNIDHKTAHEEACRMEHAISDESAIKMCHMMGTPVDSDCQSCKKPCKAVSEGITRITPLNKLAQSESGRISHITSDDTEVVKRLISMGFVPGREISIETILSDGGPRIVRMGNATMALDYHLASHIFVDTAAESE; translated from the coding sequence ATGACTACAGGAAATCGCGAGGACTATCTGATCAACATCCTCAGGCTGACAGAGGGGGAGGGCGTGGCGAAGACCACCGAGCTCGCCACCTACATGAACGTCTCCCCTGCGAGCGTCAGCGAGATGATCAAGGTCCTGGCGAAGGAAGGTCTTGTGAACTACGAGAAGTACAAGGGCGTCTCACTCACCGAGGAGGGACTCACATACGCCAGGCAGCTGCGCAAGAAGCACCACGTCCTGGAGAGGTTCCTCACGGACTATCTCAACATCGACCACAAGACCGCGCACGAGGAGGCCTGCAGGATGGAGCACGCGATCTCCGACGAGTCGGCGATCAAGATGTGCCACATGATGGGCACCCCCGTCGACTCGGACTGCCAGAGCTGCAAGAAGCCCTGCAAGGCCGTTTCCGAGGGCATAACGAGGATCACGCCGCTCAACAAGCTGGCCCAGAGCGAGTCCGGAAGGATCTCCCACATCACGTCGGATGACACGGAGGTCGTCAAGAGGCTCATCTCCATGGGCTTCGTCCCCGGTCGCGAGATCTCCATCGAGACCATCCTGTCCGACGGAGGCCCCCGCATCGTTAGGATGGGCAACGCCACCATGGCTCTGGACTACCATCTGGCATCACACATCTTCGTAGACACCGCCGCAGAGTCAGAATGA
- a CDS encoding MFS transporter gives MWVPHRDAGIEEGVPEAGSRRSLLSSPTTWFIALYLGLQSLIYYAMVAWMAVILQSKGLDPSEAGVVVSVYMVVGIAGSILLPVITEIRRDLRAVGASLGAMYIVGLALLQLSSGSPASLAAPVLLCGLCGGACITYPSMLFGLRTKTSGDSSSVSGIAQSVGYLVAAVGPVAVGAMHDVASDWGPGILFLICVAASLVVLGYLIGRDVVIGAPEA, from the coding sequence ATGTGGGTCCCCCACAGGGACGCCGGAATCGAGGAGGGGGTGCCGGAGGCCGGGAGCAGGAGGTCGCTGCTCTCCTCGCCCACCACCTGGTTCATTGCCCTGTACCTTGGCCTGCAGTCGCTGATATATTATGCCATGGTCGCCTGGATGGCCGTCATCCTGCAGTCGAAAGGGCTCGACCCGTCGGAGGCCGGGGTGGTCGTCTCCGTCTATATGGTGGTGGGCATCGCCGGCTCGATCCTGTTGCCTGTAATCACCGAAATCCGCAGGGACCTGCGCGCCGTCGGGGCGTCCCTCGGTGCGATGTACATAGTCGGGCTGGCACTGCTCCAGCTGTCGTCCGGGAGCCCTGCGTCCCTGGCAGCCCCCGTCCTCCTGTGCGGCCTCTGCGGAGGGGCCTGCATAACCTACCCCTCGATGCTGTTCGGGCTCAGGACGAAAACCTCCGGGGACTCGTCCAGCGTCTCCGGGATAGCCCAGTCCGTCGGCTACCTTGTGGCGGCCGTCGGGCCCGTCGCCGTCGGGGCTATGCACGACGTGGCCTCGGACTGGGGGCCCGGCATACTATTCCTCATCTGCGTCGCCGCATCGCTCGTCGTGCTCGGATACCTCATCGGGAGGGACGTCGTCATCGGCGCTCCGGAGGCATAA
- a CDS encoding MFS transporter, translated as MTLIATAFCLRAPFTCVGPLADVIQSDLGISSVAMGTITTIPLLMFAAFSVVMGDLGRRHPAGHVMVLGLAMVLSGVLCRSLLGTYGLFLGTAVVGIGITAGNVLIPAFIKAHYPERIGRLTGIYTAMMSLMSAVAGAVSVPIGDAVGWRGSLLV; from the coding sequence GTGACGCTGATCGCCACGGCGTTCTGCCTCCGCGCGCCTTTCACCTGCGTCGGGCCGCTCGCCGACGTCATCCAGAGCGACCTCGGGATCTCGTCCGTGGCCATGGGCACCATCACCACCATCCCCCTGCTCATGTTCGCGGCGTTCTCCGTGGTGATGGGAGACCTGGGCAGGAGACACCCGGCGGGGCATGTGATGGTCCTGGGGCTAGCCATGGTCCTCTCTGGGGTGCTGTGCCGCTCCCTCCTGGGGACCTACGGGCTGTTCCTGGGGACGGCGGTGGTCGGCATCGGCATAACGGCCGGGAACGTGCTCATACCCGCCTTCATCAAGGCGCACTACCCCGAGAGGATCGGGAGGCTGACCGGGATATATACCGCGATGATGTCCCTCATGTCCGCCGTGGCCGGGGCCGTGAGCGTTCCCATCGGCGACGCGGTCGGATGGAGGGGCTCGCTGCTCGTCTAG